The following proteins are encoded in a genomic region of Takifugu rubripes chromosome 9, fTakRub1.2, whole genome shotgun sequence:
- the LOC115251089 gene encoding uncharacterized protein — translation MTDLEGEGPPSTRVSTQSEEKTFKPEKLMSPAKKVEAPRTKEDAAAGHKSSSTNPQKVSSISDTETASKERVQIDKTPSEMKERSPQGPSSAHLPNPEPNLLMQPEGTKQSSSGEPSPAAPEEPPLPPVSTNVPETEAQKQNADVEGPVCMMPSKERRERASKNKESKLAKRAGYIIITFLVFWLPLIATILVNFLSQESQNLQNTTVQDVEILSVSVACITSLSDPIIYAAVNPQFRTEFSRLKNRAGSIFKRK, via the exons ATGACGGACTTGGAAGGAGAAGGGCCTCCTTCAACACGGGTGTCGACGCAGAGCGAGGAGAAAACTTTTAAACCGGAGAAATTAATGTCTCCCGCCAAGAAAGTTGAGGCACCACGAACAAAGGAGGACGCTGCTGCTGGTCACAAGAGCTCAAGCACAAATCCACAGAAGGTGTCGAGCATTTCTGACACAGAGACGGCGTCCAAGGAGCGAGTGCAAATCGACAAAACACCctctgaaatgaaagaaaggagCCCGCAGGGTCCATCATCCGCACACTTaccaaaccctgaacccaaTTTACTGATGCAACCAGAAGGAACAAAGCAGAGCAGCTCAGGAGAGCCTTCGCCTGCTGCCCCCGAAGAGCCTCCGCTGCCCCCGGTCTCAACAAACGTCCCGGAAACAGAAGCCCAGAAACAAAACGCGGACGTGGAAGGTCCTGTTTGCATGATGCCTTcgaaagaaaggagggagagagctaGCAAAAACAAGGAGAGTAAACTGGCGAAGCGCGCGGGCTACATCATCATAACCTTCCTCGTGTTCTGGCTGCCGCTGATCGCCACCATTCTGGTGAATTTCCTTAGCCAGGAGAGCCAGAACCTCCAG AACACGACGGTTCAGGACGTGGAGATTCTGTCGGTCTCCGTCGCCTGCATCACATCCCTGAGCGACCCAATAATCTACGCGGCAGTGAACCCCCAGTTCCGGACGGAGTTTTCTAGGCTTAAAAACAGGGCCGGCTCCATATTTAAGAGGAAATAa
- the parietopsin gene encoding parietopsin isoform X2 — translation MIRSPTPPCPELIHSLPHRSIVDIMDSNSTPWSSPPAPLQAEAVTVAPTIFPRVGYSILSFLMFINTVLSVFNNSLAIAVMLKNPSLLQPINIFILSLAVSDLMIGLCGSLVVTITNYHGSFFIGHTACVFQGFAVNYFGLVSLCTLTLLAYERYNVVCKPRAGLKLTMRRSIIGLLFVWTFCLFWAVTPLLGWSSYGPEGVQTSCSLAWEERSWNNYSYLILYTLLCFIFPVGVIIYCYCKVLTSMNKLNKSVELQGGLSCRRENKHAINMVLAMIIAFFVCWLPYTALSVVVVVDPELHIPPLVATMPMYFAKTSPVYNPIIYFLSNKQFRDATLEVLSCSRYIPHASSRVSINMRSLNRRSVNTHSKD, via the exons ATGATAAGATCGCCGACTCCGCCGTGTCCTGAGCTGATCCACTCTCTGCCTCACCGAAGCATCGTGGACATCATGGACAGCAACAGCACGCCCTGGAGCTCTCCCCCTGCACCCCTGCAGGCCGAGGCCGTGACCGTGGCCCCCACCATCTTCCCCCGGGTGGGCTACAGCATCCTGTCTTTCCTCATGTTCATCAACACGGTGTTGTCGGTCTTTAACAACAGTCTGGCCATCGCCGTGATGCTGAAGAacccgtctctcctgcagccCATCAACATTTTCATCCTCAGCCTCGCCGTGTCCGACCTCATGATCGGCCTGTGCGGCTCCCTGGTCGTCACCATCACCAACTATCACGGATCTTTCTTTATCGGACACACCGCCTGTGTGTTCCAGGGATTTGCTGTGAATTATTTTG GTCTGGTGTCTCTGTGCACGCTGACCCTACTGGCCTACGAGCGCTACAACGTGGTCTGTAAGCCCAGAGCTGGTCTGAAGCTGACCATGCGGAGGAGCATCATCGGGCTGCTCTTCGTCTGGACGTTCTGCTTGTTCTGGGCCGTGACTCCGCTGCTCGGCTGGAGTTCCTACGGCCCCGAGGGAGTCCAGACCTCCTGCTCCCTGGCTTGGGAGGAGAGATCATGGAACAACTACAGCTATCTCATCCTCTACACGCTCCTTTGCTTCATTTTCCCTGTCGGGGTCATCATCTACTGCTACTGCAAAGTGCTCACGTCCATGAATAAG CTGAACAAGAGTGTGGAGCTCCAGGGTGGGCTCTCCTGCCGGAGGGAGAACAAGCACGCCATCAACATGGTCTTGGCCATGATAATCGCcttctttgtctgctggctgccCTACACAGCGCTGTCAGTGGTGGTTGTCGTGGATCCAGAGCTTCACATCCCCCCGCTGGTCGCCACCATGCCCATGTACTTTGCCAAGACCAGTCCCGTCTACAACCCCATCATCTACTTCCTTTCCAACAAGCAG TTCCGCGACGCCACCCTGGAGGTGCTGTCTTGCAGCCGCTACATCCCCCACGCCTCCTCCCGCGTCAGCATCAACATGCGCTCCTTAAACCGGAGGAGCGTCAACACGCACAGCAAG GACTAG
- the parietopsin gene encoding parietopsin isoform X1: MIRSPTPPCPELIHSLPHRSIVDIMDSNSTPWSSPPAPLQAEAVTVAPTIFPRVGYSILSFLMFINTVLSVFNNSLAIAVMLKNPSLLQPINIFILSLAVSDLMIGLCGSLVVTITNYHGSFFIGHTACVFQGFAVNYFGLVSLCTLTLLAYERYNVVCKPRAGLKLTMRRSIIGLLFVWTFCLFWAVTPLLGWSSYGPEGVQTSCSLAWEERSWNNYSYLILYTLLCFIFPVGVIIYCYCKVLTSMNKLNKSVELQGGLSCRRENKHAINMVLAMIIAFFVCWLPYTALSVVVVVDPELHIPPLVATMPMYFAKTSPVYNPIIYFLSNKQFRDATLEVLSCSRYIPHASSRVSINMRSLNRRSVNTHSKVSPL, encoded by the exons ATGATAAGATCGCCGACTCCGCCGTGTCCTGAGCTGATCCACTCTCTGCCTCACCGAAGCATCGTGGACATCATGGACAGCAACAGCACGCCCTGGAGCTCTCCCCCTGCACCCCTGCAGGCCGAGGCCGTGACCGTGGCCCCCACCATCTTCCCCCGGGTGGGCTACAGCATCCTGTCTTTCCTCATGTTCATCAACACGGTGTTGTCGGTCTTTAACAACAGTCTGGCCATCGCCGTGATGCTGAAGAacccgtctctcctgcagccCATCAACATTTTCATCCTCAGCCTCGCCGTGTCCGACCTCATGATCGGCCTGTGCGGCTCCCTGGTCGTCACCATCACCAACTATCACGGATCTTTCTTTATCGGACACACCGCCTGTGTGTTCCAGGGATTTGCTGTGAATTATTTTG GTCTGGTGTCTCTGTGCACGCTGACCCTACTGGCCTACGAGCGCTACAACGTGGTCTGTAAGCCCAGAGCTGGTCTGAAGCTGACCATGCGGAGGAGCATCATCGGGCTGCTCTTCGTCTGGACGTTCTGCTTGTTCTGGGCCGTGACTCCGCTGCTCGGCTGGAGTTCCTACGGCCCCGAGGGAGTCCAGACCTCCTGCTCCCTGGCTTGGGAGGAGAGATCATGGAACAACTACAGCTATCTCATCCTCTACACGCTCCTTTGCTTCATTTTCCCTGTCGGGGTCATCATCTACTGCTACTGCAAAGTGCTCACGTCCATGAATAAG CTGAACAAGAGTGTGGAGCTCCAGGGTGGGCTCTCCTGCCGGAGGGAGAACAAGCACGCCATCAACATGGTCTTGGCCATGATAATCGCcttctttgtctgctggctgccCTACACAGCGCTGTCAGTGGTGGTTGTCGTGGATCCAGAGCTTCACATCCCCCCGCTGGTCGCCACCATGCCCATGTACTTTGCCAAGACCAGTCCCGTCTACAACCCCATCATCTACTTCCTTTCCAACAAGCAG TTCCGCGACGCCACCCTGGAGGTGCTGTCTTGCAGCCGCTACATCCCCCACGCCTCCTCCCGCGTCAGCATCAACATGCGCTCCTTAAACCGGAGGAGCGTCAACACGCACAGCAAGGTGTCGCCCCTGTGA
- the nt5dc3 gene encoding 5'-nucleotidase domain-containing protein 3, producing the protein MAPLCPRLSWLLKHTDCLHANIFRCTSHGFYRRPHLWKRNLGAVGPRQPQHPPARSFAASAHGSSSDGHDVTEKLWSVYHKTKNQTEAMTPVMSNNSVNPDTIFANNQMSLQDIEIYGFDYDYTLAFYSSQLHTLIFNIARDILVSKQRYPEALRKYEYIPNFAVRGLHYDVQKALLMKIDAFHYIQLGTVYRGLNPVPDEEVIAMYEGSHVPLEIMSDFYGKSSHGHTMKQFMDIFSLPEMTLLSCVNDFFMKHNIDYEPVHLYKDVKEAIRDVHVKGIMYRAVEADIGKYICYGEQSHAVLKKLSEHGKKMFLITNSPLDFVDRGMTYIVGKDWRELFDVVIVQADKPGFFNDRRKPFRRVTDKGALLWDRIHRLEKGKIYQQGNLYEFLRLTGWRGSKVLYFGDHIYSDLADLTLKHGWRTGAIIPELRKEIKIMNTEQYIHMVAWSQGLTGLIEQMQVHRDPESQAVVKEWTRERETMRTETKDVFNRQFGSLFRTHHNPTYFSRRLSRFADIYMASISCMLNYDLQHTFFPRRTPLQHESPFTDHSPAGTGADPQLHVTNNVKKED; encoded by the exons ATGGCGCCCTTGTGTCCGCGCCTGTCGTGGCTGCTGAAGCACACCGACTGTTTACACGCCAACATTTTCCGGTGCACCTCGCACGGTTTCTACCGGCGGCCGCACCTGTGGAAACGGAACCTTGGTGCTGTCGGGCCACGGCAGCCACAACATCCCCCGGCCCGGAGCTTCGCGGCATCTGCTCATGGCAGCTCCTCAGACGGCCACGACGTGACGGAGAAGCTCTGGTCTGTTTACCATAAGACCAAAAATCAGACTGAAG CTATGACCCCGGTCATGTCCAACAACTCGGTCAACCCCGACACCATCTTTGCCAACAACCAGATGAGCCTGCAGGACATCGAGATCTACGGCTTCGACTATGACTACACCCTGGCCTTCTACTCCAGTCAGCTGCACACCCTCATCTTCAACATAGCGCGAGACATCCTCGTCTCCAAGCAGAGA TACCCCGAGGCTCTGCGAAAGTATGAATATATTCCTAATTTTGCCGTTAGAGGACTTCACTATGACGTCCAGAAG GCTCTGCTGATGAAGATAGATGCTTTTCACTACATCCAGCTGGGAACTGTCTACAG GGGCCTTAATCCAGTTCCCGATGAGGAAGTGATCGCCATGTATGAAGGTTCACACGTGCCTTTAGAGATCATGAGCGACTTTTACGGCAAG agctCCCACGGTCACACCATGAAGCAGTTCATGGACATTTTCTCCCTGCCTGAGATGACCCTTCTGTCCTGCGTGAACGACTTCTTCATGAAGCACAACATCGACTATGAGCCGGTGCACCTCTACAAAGACGTGAAG GAAGCCATCAGAGACGTTCACGTCAAGGGCATCATGTACCGAGCTGTGGAGGCAGATATCG GAAAGTATATCTGCTACGGTGAGCAGAGCCACGCCGTGCTGAAGAAGCTGTCAGAGCATGGAAAGAAGATGTTCCTCATCACCAACAGCCCGTTGGACTTTGT TGACAGAGGGATGACCTACATTGTGGGGAAGGACTGGAGGGAGCTGTTTGACGTTGTAATTGTTCAGGCTGATAAACCTGGATTCTTCAATGACAGGAGGAA GCCTTTCAGGAGAGTGACAGACAAAGGCGCTTTGCTTTGGGATAGGATTCACAGGTTGGAAAAGGGAAAGATTTACCAACAG GGAAACCTTTATGAGTTCCTGAGACTCACCGGCTGGAGAGGATCCAAAGTGCTTTACTTTGGCGATCACATCTACAGCGACTTGGCA gatcTGACTCTGAAGCATGGCTGGAGGACAGGTGCCATCATCCCTGAGCTGAGGAAGGAGATAAAGATCATGAACACAGAGCAGTACATCCACATGGTGGCCTGGTCCCAGGGACTGACTGGGCTTATCGAGCAGATGCAG GTTCACCGTGATCCCGAATCTCAAGCTGTCGTCAAGGAGTGGACCAGAGAGAGGGAAACCATGAG GACGGAGACCAAGGATGTCTTCAACAGGCAGTTCGGGAGTCTTTTCAGGACCCACCACAACCCCACTTACTTCTCCCGTCGCCTTTCGCGCTTTGCTGACATCTACATGGCCTCCATCAGCTGCATGCTCAACTACGACCTCCAGCACACCTTCTTCCCTCGCCGGACCCCCCTGCAGCACGAGTCCCCCTTCACAGACCACAGTCCTGCCGGCACCGGTGCTGACCCGCAGCTCCATGTGACCAATAATGTGAAGAAGGAAGACTAG
- the hsp90b1 gene encoding endoplasmin, translating into MKRVWVIGLLVALFAFAAVKADDDDDEGVDVDGTVEDDLGKSRDGSRTDDEVVQREEEAVQLDGLNAAQIKELREKSEKHAFQAEVNRMMKLIINSLYKNKEIFLRELISNASDALDKIRLMSLTDEDAMASNEELTIKIKSDKEKNMLHITDTGIGMTKEELVKNLGTIAKSGTSEFLNKMTEMQTEGQSTSELIGQFGVGFYSAFLVADKVIVTSKHNNGTQHIWESDSNQFSVIEDPRGDTLGRGTTITLVMKEEATDYLELETIKNLVRKYSQFINFPIYVWASKTETVEEPIEDDSEATEEPEKEAEDEAEVEEEEEDKEKPKTKKVEKTVWDWELMNDIKPIWQRPAKEVEEDEYKAFYKTFSKDSDDPLAHIHFTAEGEVTFKSILFVPTSAPRGLFDEYGSKKNDYIKLFVRRVFITDDFNDMMPKYLNFVKGVVDSDDLPLNVSRETLQQHKLLKVIRKKLVRKTLDMIKKISTEQYNEKFWKEFGTNIKLGVIEDHSNRTRLAKLLRFQTSHSDTVQASLEEYVERMKEKQDKIYFMAGTSRKEAESSPFVERLLKKGYEVIYLTEPVDEYCIQALPEFDGKRFQNVAKEGVKFDESEKAKEKRETLEKDFEPLTTWLKDKALKDKIEKAILSQRLTNSPCALVASQYGWSGNMERIMKAQAYQTGRDISTNYYASQKKTLEINPKHPLIKQMLAKVNEDAEDQTAEDLAMVLFETATLRSGYQLADTKAYGDRIERMLRLSMNVAVDEQVEEEPEEEPAEEDSEDKEDDSEEKDEAVDEEDEEMIKTDKDEL; encoded by the exons ATGAAACGTGTTTGGGTCATAGGCCTTTTGGTCGCCTTGTTTGCCTTCG CTGCTGTAAAAgctgacgatgatgatgatgaaggagtTGATGTCGATGGCACCGTAGAAGACGACCTGGGGAAAAGCAGAGATGGCTCCAGAACAGATGATGAGGTGGTGCAGAG ggaggaggaggccgtCCAGCTGGATGGACTGAACGCTGCCCAAATAAAGGAACTCCGAGAGAAGTCTGAAAAACACGCCTTTCAGGCTGAAGTCAACCGTATGATGAAGCTGATCATCAACTCTCTTTACAAGAACAAGGAG atCTTCCTCAGGGAGCTGATTTCCAATGCCTCCGACGCTCTTGACAAGATCCGTTTGATGTCTCTGACTGATGAGGACGCCATGGCTTCCAACGAAGAGCTGactatcaaaataaaa TCTGACAAGGAGAAGAACATGCTGCACATCACTGATACTGGCATTGGAATGACCAAAGAGGAGCTGGTGAAGAACCTGGGCACCATTGCCAAGTCTGGCACCAGCGAGTTCCTCAATAAGATGACGGAGATGCAGACGGAGGGTCAGTCCACCTCGGAGCTGATTGGCCAGTTCGGTGTGGGCTTCTACTCCGCCTTCCTCGTCGCCGACAAAGTCATCGTGACGTCCAAACACAACAACGGCACTCAGCACATCTGGGAGTCGGACTCTAACCAGTTCTCCGTCATCGAGGACCCCCGCGGGGACACGCTGGGCAGAGGAACCACAATCAC ACTGGTCATGAAGGAGGAGGCCACAGACTATCTGGAGCTGGAGACCATCAAGAACCTGGTCAGGAAATACTCCCAGTTCATCAACTTCCCTATTTATGTCTGGGCCAGCAAG ACTGAGACTGTTGAAGAGCCAATTGAAGATGATTCTGAGGccacagaggaaccagagaaaGAGGCCGAAGATGAggctgaggtggaggaggaagaggaggacaaagaaaagCCAAAGACGAAGAAG GTTGAGAAGACCGTCTGGGACTGGGAACTGATGAACGACATCAAACCCATCTGGCAGCGACCAgcaaaggaggtggaggaagatgagtaCAAGGCTTTCTACAAGACCTTCTCTAAG GACAGCGACGATCCGCTGGCCCACATCCACTTCACAGCCGAGGGAGAGGTCACCTTCAAGTCCATCCTGTTTGTGCCCACCTCAGCGCCCCGCGGCCTGTTTGACGAATACGGCTCCAAGAAGAACGATTACATCAAG CTGTTCGTGAGGAGAGTCTTCATCACTGACGACTTCAATGACATGATGCCCAAATACCTGAACTTTGTCAAAGGAGTG GTCGATTCTGACGATCTTCCTCTGAACGTCTCCAGAGaaactctgcagcagcacaagcTGCTGAAG GTTATCCGCAAGAAGCTGGTGCGAAAGACTTTGGACATGATCAAGAAGATCTCGACAGAGCAGTACAACGAAAAGTTCTGGAAGGAGTTTGGAACCAACATCAAGCTGGGCGTCATCGAGGACCACTCCAACAGAACCCGTCTGGCCAAGCTGCTGCGTTTCCAGACCTCCCACAGCGACACCGTCCAGGCCAGCCTGGAGGAGTATGTGGAGCGCatgaaggagaagcaggacaAGATCTACTTCATGGCCGGCACCAGCAGGAAGGAG gccGAGTCTTCTCCCTTCGTAGAGAGGCTGCTGAAGAAGGGCTACGAGGTGATCTACCTGACGGAGCCTGTGGACGAGTACTGCATCCAGGCCCTGCCCGAGTTCGACGGAAAACGCTTCCAGAATGTCGCCAAGGAGGGCGTCAAATTCGACGAGAGCGAAAAGGCcaaggagaagagggagacCCTGGAGAAGGACTTTGAGCCTCTCACCACCTGGCTGAAGGACAAAGCCCTGAAGGACAAG ATCGAGAAGGCCATCTTGTCTCAGAGGCTGACCAACTCGCCCTGCGCCCTGGTCGCCAGCCAGTACGGCTGGTCAGGAAACATGGAGAGGATCATGAAGGCACAGGCTTACCAGACGGGAAGAGACATCTCTACCAA TTACTACGCCAGCCAGAAGAAAACGTTAGAAATCAACCCCAAACACCCCCTCATCAAGCAGATGCTCGCCAAAGTCAAC GAGGATGCAGAGGACCAGACGGCAGAAGATCTGGCCATGGTCCTGTTTGAGACGGCGACGCTGAGGTCGGGCTACCAGCTGGCCGACACCAAGGCCTACGGGGACCGGATCGAGCGCATGCTGCGCCTCAGCATGAACGTAGCTGTGGACGAGCAG GTGGAAGAagaaccagaggaggaaccagctGAGGAGGACTCTGAAGATAAGGAGGATGACTCTGAGGAAAAGGATGAAGCtgttgatgaggaagatgaagaaatg ataaaaacagacaaagatgAACTGTGA
- the prkar2b gene encoding cAMP-dependent protein kinase type II-beta regulatory subunit: MSIEIPEGLTELLQSFTVEVLRNQPRDLLEFALQYFTQLKEDESKEAPFGNDQNSAPRSGKAVNFIDEAMQIDSENGEEDDDDDDDDDEEFIAPVINRFCRRASVCAEAFNPDEDEEEKEPLVTYPKTDEQRQRLQEACRDILLFKNLDPEEMSQVLDAMFEKFCTEGEHIIDQDDEGNNFYVIESGTFSIFVKTDSTEKLVGCYDNRGSFGELALMYNTPRAATIIATSPGALWCLDRLTFRRIIVKNNAKKRKMYESFIETLPLLTSLELSERMKVVDVISSKVFNDSQQIIAQGDLADCFYIVESGQVRITIKRSRTKKDPEEEEVDIAALSRGQYFGELALVTNKPRAASAYAVGSVKCLVMDVKAFERLLGPCMDIMKRNIANYEEQLVTLFGSSTEIEQRSP; encoded by the exons ATGAGTATAGAAATTCCTGAAGGACTGACGGAGCTGTTACAGAGCTTTACCGTGGAAGTGTTGAGGAATCAGCCCAGGGATCTGCTCGAGTTCGCGCTGCAGTACTTCACCCAGCTGAAGGAAGACGAGAGCAAAGAGGCCCCGTTCGGCAATGACCAAAATTCGGCCCCGAGATCCGGAAAAGCGGTCAATTTCATTGACGAGGCCATGCAGATCGATTCAGAAAAcggggaggaggacgacgacgacgacgacgacgacgacgaggaATTCATTg cccCGGTAATAAACAGATTCTGCAGGAGAGCGTCAG TGTGTGCTGAGGCGTTCAATCCCgacgaagacgaggaggagaaggagccgCTT GTCACGTACCCCAAAACAGACGAGCAGaggcagaggctgcaggaggcctgTCGGGACATCCTCCTCTTCAAGAATCTGGATCCA GAGGAGATGTCGCAGGTGCTGGACGCCATGTTTGAGAAGTTCTGCACCGAGGGGGAGCACATCATCGACCAGGACGATGAAGGGAACAACTTCTATGTCATCGAAAG tGGGACCTTTAGCATTTTTGTGAAGACTGACAGCACAGAGAAGCTGGTCGGCTGCTATGACAACCGAGGCAGCTTCGGAGAACTGGCGCTGATGTACAACACCCCCAGGGCGGCTACCATAATCGCCACCTCGCCCGGAGCCCTCTGGTGCCTG GATCGTCTGACATTCAGAAGGATCATAGTGAAGAACAATGCCAAGAAAAGGAAGATGTACGAGTCGTTCATCGAGACGTTACCACTGCTCACGTCCTTGGAG CTGTCAGAGAGGATGAAGGTGGTGGACGTCATATCGTCGAAGGTGTTCAATGATTCGCAGCAGATTATCGCTCAG GGTGATTTAGCAGATTGCTTCTACATCGTCGAGTCCGGTCAAGTTAGAATCACTATCAAAAGAAGCAGG ACAAAAAAagacccagaggaagaggaggtggataTTGCGGCACTCTCGCGGGGCCAGTATTTCGGGGAGTTGGCGCTCGTGACCAACAAGCCCAGAGCTGCATCAGCTTATGCTGTGGGAAGCGTCAAATGCTTGG TCATGGATGTTAAAGCCTTCGAGAGGTTGCTGGGTCCGTGCATGGACATCATGAAGAGGAACATCGCCAACTACGAGGAGCAGCTGGTCACCCTGTTTGGAAGTAGCACTGAAATCGAGCAACGCAGCCCGTGA
- the hbp1 gene encoding HMG box-containing protein 1 yields MDESFDPLKCNEDLSFSPGCHMDYDDMPDLQEVEEDQRSPGLYHLGPGVLHQEFSCSPSTNWLAELANIATSPQSPLLKNIPHKRSSPVHIFGNSNSLHSYARPPLASSAPIPSRSHLRERRRVRASSESESGVFSMSSSFSDDEDMVWSQSWPSTAWHCFLKGTRLRFHRGPNVEWQEADELRDSDDDSDDEMMQSSSLKRYGSDGLKLVNHEETVSFGQAVLKLNFDPGSPDEGMLTAECRLDHPFFVKNKGWSSFYPSLTVVHHGIPCYEMQLGDVCLPPNHPDAINCDDSVVFDTFRSYDFTPLDSSAVYVLSSMARQRRTSLSSGGAISPDCDKLERSSSPQSSTSKPNRGHASGTASGATPTKCKRPMNAFMLFAKKYRVEYTQMYPGKDNRAISVILGDKWKKMKSEERRMYTMEAKALAEEQKRLNPDCWKRKRTNSGSQQT; encoded by the exons ATGGATGAGTCCTTTGACCCGCTCAAGTGTAATGAAGACCTGTCTTTCTCACCTGGGTGTCACATGGATTATG ATGACATGcctgacctgcaggaggtggaggaagaccAGAGGTCCCCAGGGTTGTACCACCTTGGGCCAGGAGTGTTGCaccaggagttcagctgctCCCCCAGCACCAACTGGTTGGCCGAACTGGCCAACATTGCCACTAGTCCTCAGAGCCCTTTACTGAAAAACATCCCACATAAGAG ATCATCTCCGGTGCACATATTTGGCAACAGCAATAGTTTACATTCCTACGCACGCCCCCCATTAGCCAGCAGCGCGCCCATCCCATCCAGAAGCCACCTCAGGGAACGCAGGCGCGTCAGG GCCAGCAGCGAATCCGAGTCAGGCGTTTTCTCAATGTCTTCATCCTTTTCTGACGATGAGGACATGGTTTGGTCTCAGTCCTGGCCCTCTACAGCCTGGCATTGCTTCCTGAAAG GAACTCGCCTGCGCTTTCATCGGGGTCCTAATGTGGAGTGGCAGGAAGCCGATGAACTCAGGGATTCTGACgatgattcagatgatgaaatgATGCAGTCTTCCTCTCTTAAG agATATGGTTCAGATGGACTGAAGCTGGTGAATCATGAAGAGACTGTATCTTTTGGTCAGGCAGTTCTTAAGTTGAACTTTGACCCCGGCTCCCCCGATGAAGGCATGTTAACAGCTGAGTGCAGGTTGGACCACCCCTTTTTCGTCAAAAATAAAG GGTGGTCTTCATTTTATCCGAGCCTTACCGTAGTGCACCATGGGATCCCTTGCTATGAGATGCAGTTAGGGGACGTTTGCTTGCCTCCAAACCACCCAGATGCCATTAACTGTGATGACTCTGTTGTCTTTGACACTTTCAGAag CTACGACTTCACCCCTCTAGATTCCTCAGCCGTGTACGTTCTGAGCAGCATGGCTCGCCAGCGCAGGACCTCCCTGTCTAGTGGGGGTGCCATCAGTCCAGACTGTGACAAACTCGAGCGCTCCAGCTCTCCACAATCCTCAACAAGTAAACCAAACAGGGGGCACGCCTCAGGGACAGCCAGCGGTGCCACGCCAACAAAATGCAAACGGCCAATGAATGCCTTCATGCTCTTCGCCAAGAAGTACAGAGTGGAGTACACGCAGATGTATCCTGGGAAGGACAACAG AGCAATCAGCGTCATCCTCGGGGACaagtggaagaagatgaagagtgaggagaggaggatgtaCACCATGGAGGCCAAGGCTTTAGCCGAGGAGCAGAAAAGACTCAACCCAGACTGCTGGAAGCGTAAAAGAACCAACTCG GGCTCTCAACAGACCTAA